The genomic region GGACCGCCGCGGGGTCGGCCGGTCTACCTCGCTGGAGCACCTCGAGCTCCCCGCGCCGGTTCTCCAACCGCTCGCGCCGACGGCGCAGCGACCGGTAGATCGCCTCGGGCGACGACGCCAGACGCCGCTGCAGAATCGTCAAGGCAAAGCCGACGGTGCCGGCCCGTTTCGCGTTGGCGAGCGCCTCGGCGCGATTGAACTCCTGCCGCACGTAGTCGGTGACGGCGGTGTAGAGACGGGCCTCCGCCTCGAACAGTACGTAGGGGACTGTATAAGCAATCCGTTCCGGGAAGAGCGGCTTGTTCTCGAACGTGAGCAGGTGCTCCTTCACCATCCGCCGCATCAGGTCCGACACGTCGGCCGTGTGGACTCCGTCGCGAAACCGGCCCTCGAACCGATCGCCGTCGAGCAGCGCCATGAAGAGCTGGAAGTCCTCCTCCTTCCCGTTGTGCGGCGTCGCCGTCATCAGCAGGAAGTGGCGGCTGAGGGTCGACAGCAACTGGCCCAGCCGATACCGCTTCGTGTAGTTGACCTCGCCCCCGAAGAACGTCGCCGACAGCTTGTGGGCCTCGTCGCAGACGACGAGATCCCACCCGCAGTCCGGCGCCTCCAGCTTGGCCTGCAGATCCTCGTTGCGCGACAGCATGTCCAGGCGCGCGACGACCAGCGGCGTCTCCAGGAACCAGTTCCCGGTGCGCGCCGCTTCCAGCTTGTCGCGGGTCAGAATCTCGAACGGCAGATGGAACCGGCGGTACAGCTCGTCCTGCCACTGTTCGGCGAGGCTCCCCGGGCAGACCACGAGGCAGCGTTCCAGATCCCCACGGGCGATCAGCTCCCTGATGAGCAGCCCCGCCATGATCGTCTTGCCGGCGCCCGGATCGTCGGCCAGGAGGAACCGCAGCGGCTGCCGCGGCAGCATCGCCTCGTAGACGGCGGTGATCTGGTGCGGCAGCGGTTCGAGATCGGACGTGTGGACCGCCAGCACGGGATCGAAGAGATGCGCCAGCCGGATACGCTGCGCCTCGGACACCAGGCGAAACAATGCACCGTCGCCATCGAAGCTCCACGGGCGGCCGCGCTCGACGATCTCGAGCCGAGCCTCGTCGTCGCGGTACAGCAGCTCGTTCGCGACCGCGCCTGCCGCCGTCTTGTAGGTCAGCTCGACCGCCTCGGAGCCGAACCACTGTACGCTGACGACGGCGACGAGGGCGTCGGGCAGCACGCCACGGAGGGCGGCGCCGGTCTGAAGATCCCTCGAGTCGCATGATTCCACGTGGTTCAGCGCAGGGCACACTTCTCGACCAATGCGTTGCCTAGCGGCCTTCGGGAGCCTCCCAACGAGTGCTCGCGTGCCGACGTGCCGGCACGCTGTCGGCGGGTCACGCCCGGCAGATTGTACCGCTCGACCCGGCGGTTGCGCCGAACGAACCGGCCGGATGCTGGCCCATCATCGGCGTACCGAAGGCGCGGCTGTTCCCGCTCGCCGCGCTCGTCGACCCGGAGCTCGCGCAAGGCTCACGTCGGGCTGGAAACGGCAGGTACACGACCGGGCGGAGGCACCGTGGCCGTCGGAGAACGTGGATGCCCTCCAGATAGCGCCACGCTCTCGGTTCCGGAGCGCGGCCTCTTGGGCGACCGGATCGCCGCCGCGGCCGGGGAACTCGAAGTATTCGTCGCGCAGCACCCGGGGCGTGCCGACGAACGTGGGACGCTCGAGCAAGCTCCCGGACCAGCTCTACATCGTGCACTAGGTCGCCAAGGAACTGCTGCACCTGCACCCGCTCGTTATCGGTCCAGGTGTTTCTGCTCCCACTGGCGATTTCCAACGGGGCCGCCCCGACGGCCGACACAAGGGATCCTACTCCTGCGGCGTGCCGTCCTTACGCCGCCGCGTGGTCGATTCGGGCCGACTTCGAGGCAAGGGCTCGCGGCCGTAGCGGTCGATCTCGGCCGAAGGGCCCGTTCAACACTGGCCCGTCGCGGTAAACCGTACCGGCACTATCGGACGCGCAGGTGCTCCAGGTACTCGACCGCGGCCCGCATCTGGCTGGCGTCCCACGTCGTCCAGTCGTCGGTCTCGGGCAGCCCCGGAACACCGGTGCCGCGGCCTACTGCGACCAGCTTGACCACCAGATGTTGCGAGCCGTGGTGCTCACACAGGGTCAGGAAGCGCTGCGTCAGGGCGACCGAGGGAAGCTCGTTCACGCACCAACATCGTAGCCCCGGAAATGGCGAGGCGGATGTGGCCGTGGCCGCCCTGCGGGGCGACCGGACGTTGAGCGCGCCGCAAACGCCTCCGGCAGCGCGGTCAACGCCCGCTTCTTCCACTGTGCGATCTGCACCGGGTGGACGCCCGGCCGCAGCCGGTGAGCTCGACCGAGTTGGCACTGATGCGCGCGCTCGACGAGGTGTACACGGCGACGCCGTTCTACGGCTCGCGGCGGCTGCAGGTTGCTCTGCAGCGCGAGGGATGGACGGTGAACCGCAAGCGGGTGCAGCGCCTGATGCGGTTGATGGGCATCGAGGCTGTGGGCCCGAAGCCGCGGTTGAGTCAGCGGCATCCCGGGCACCGGGTGTATCCGTACCTGCTGCGCGACGTCGCGATCGAGCGGGTCGACCAAGTTTGGAGTTGCGACATCACGTACATCCGGCTGCGGTCGGGATTCGTCTACCTGATGGCGATCCTGGACTGGTTCAGCCGGTACGTCCTGGACTGGGAGCTGTCGGTCACGTTGGACGGTCAGTTCTGCCGAGACGCGCTCGAACGGGCGCTGGCCGGTGGGCGACCGGAGGTCTTCAATACGGACCAGGGTGTGCAGTTCACCAGCGATGCGTTCACGCGCCTGCTGCGTGCGGCCGAGGTGCAGATCAGCATGGACGGCCGTGGCCGGGCGCTGGACAACGTTTTCGTCGAGCGGCTGTGGCGGTCGGTGAAGTACGAAGAGGTGTACCTGAAGGACTACGCGGCCGTGCCGGAGGCCCGCGCCGAGCTGAAGCGCTACTTCGCATTCTACAATCATGGGCGCCCGCACCAGGCGTTGGAGTATCGAACGCCGGCAGAGGTTTACGGTGCGGTCCCCGCGCTGGCGTCTGCCGGCTCGCGGGTCGGATGCTGATGGGGGCGTGGACATGTGGAAATCTCGCAGACGAGATTCCCACAGGCCCACACCCTTCATCTATCATGAATACGGAGACGACCGGAACGACCTTAACTTACTCGGTCCCAGAAACTGTCCAGCCAACGGGGTCCACCTCAACGGGGCCGACCGTCGAGGCGAGCTCCGGATACGAAGTCGTCGCCGCGCGAGAAGCAGACCAGCGACACTCGCACCGCCGCGCCGTCGATCACCAACGGCTCGTCGCTCCACGCCTCGAAGATCCGCCGCGTGTTGGTCGCCGCCTGCAGCGCCCGCCGGTTCGCACCGCCCCGGATCGAGTTCGTCGCGACGAGCCCTGCCCGGCTTGTCTTGCCAGAGACGATTTGCTGGCCGGCCTTTTCGAACCAGTAGCAGACCAGGTCGGCTTCCGCCGGCACGCGGTCGGCGTAGGTTACGAACATCCGCGACACGTAGTCATCGCCCAAGTGCTTGATCAGCAGCTTCCCACCCGGGAACGGCGGGTTGCCGATCACGACGTCGGCCGCCGACCACTCCGGCTCGGGGTTGTCAACCGTGAGATCGCGTCCCGGCACTCGATCGTGTCCAGCGGCTTCAGGATCGGGTCGCGCGCTTCCGTAAAGCCGTTGCGACGCATCCACTGGATCTCGCCGATTCACACCGACGCACGCGCCAGCTCCGCCGCGTACGGGTTGAGCTCGATGCCCTTGACGTTGGCCGGTCCGACCTCCGGGAACCCACGCTGGAAGTCCAGTGCTTCGGCCTCGAGCTGCACCCGGTGCTCGAGGTCCTTGAGCGCCTGCAGCGCCAGGTACAGAAAGTTCCCCGAGTCGCACGCCGGGTCGAGTATCGTGGAATGCACCCCAACCCGCACGGGAATCGTACCGCGTTGAAGATGCGCCAGACGTTCGTACCGCGCGTCTTTCCTCCCCGGTTACCGGTACCGTCCGAGCAGACGACGATGTTCTTGGCCTTGACCATTTCTCGAAGATCTCCATCCGCCGTGGTACGGCGAGGAACCCGTTGCCCGCGCCGCCCAGCATCCGACTCTCGCTGCGATGCGCGTCGACGCTCAACTCGAAGTTCCGACCGGCTGCCGATCGAACACTACTATCTCGTAACCGATCCGATGGTCTGGTCGCATCCGTGCATCGAGGAGTACCAGTGGAAGGCCTCCACGCCGCCTGCCGCCACGCTCGATCTCCAGCGCACTACTCTCAATGGCGTCCGTGAATCGAAAACCGAACAGCCGAACGCGCAGGATCGTTGGTTCATGGGGCGGTGGAGTGAGGCCGGGGCGGATCTTCAGGCGCGCCGTAGGGTGCAGCAATAGGCCCGGAACCGTTGTGCGTTCTCCCGACCGCTATGCAAACATAACGTTCGCTGAAGTCAATCGAGCGTTCTCAGCACGCGAAAGCCGAAGGTGCGGTCTCGCCGGCCGGTGCTGAACGGGAGGCGCGTGATGGGATGCTGCAATCCTGCGGTATTGAGCCAGGAAGCGCCGCGCACAAAACGCTCGTCGCAGTCTCCATTCCAGCAATCATTCGTCCACTCCCACAGATTCCCGACCATGTCCGACAGACCAGCACTGTTCGAACCGTAGGAGCCGACCGGGCACGTTTCATCACGTCCCGTCCGCGCCCGTTCGCATCCAGGCTGAGACCCGGCAGCCGCCTGTGCCCATTCGGACTCAGTCGGCAGCCGATACGTCATGCCTATCGTCCGGCTCAACCACGACAAGTACGCCTGCGCGTCGTCCCAGCTCACGCACGTCACCGGATGACGTTCCGTCTGTGGAAAGCCGGGGTCACGCCACGAAAGGCGGTCGAGGAAGAAACATCCGCCGCCGGCACCTCCACTTGTCGCCGACGCAAACGCCCGATACTCCCCCACCGTCACCTCATAGCGGCCCATCGCCAAGTCGCCGCCCGGCAGCACCACCATCTCCGGACACGCGGCGCAGTCCCGGAACACCTCGCCGGGTCGGCGCGCCACATCGCCGCCGGTCACTGGGCCGAAGGCCGGCGCCGCGGCACCGGAGACACGTGAACCGACGACGCCCGAACCGGAAGCCGGCGCGCCAGCACCCCCGACACGCGGTCGCGCTCCCGCGGGCGCTGCCGACGACCCCGAACGCAACGCCGCCAGCCGCGCCCGCGCCAACTCGCTGAACACCCCGTTCGGGAATCGACGCAGATACGCCTCGAACTCCGCCGGGTTCGTGCTGTTCATCACCGACTGCCAGAACAGGCCCTCCAACTCCGCGCTCGCAGCGGGCGAGGCAGCCTGCGACTCCCCCAGCGCCCCGGGCGCCGCGAGCGGCTCGACCGCAGCCGACGCCGACCCACCGCCGGCTGCAGACTCCAGCGCTTCGGCAGACGCGCCATCCAGATACCCCGTCGACGGCGCGCCGCGAGACGTTTGCCAGCGACGAATCGCCGCCCGCGTCCGTGGCCCGAACAGCCCGTCCGGCGTCCCGGGGTCGAGGCCTTCGGACACCAAGCCTTGCTGTATCCGGCGACGCGCGGAATAATCGAGACCCAACTGCTCCTCGACCACCGGGCCATTGCAGCCCCACGCCCGGACCACGCAACCCGAACCGCCACCTAGCGAACGGCACTCGGACAGCGCCCGTCCCCGGGCGGCTTCGCCGGAGGCATGATCTTCCGCCCAGCCATACGCGGTACTCGCGGCAGCCTGATCGGCCGCATACGCGGCGCACCGCTCGAACGTCAGCACCACCGAGCACCCCGAACCGCACTCTCGCAACGCCCTTTCCCGCGCCGCGGCGACCGTCTCATAGTCCACGGCCCAGCCCCACTGATCGCCTTGGCGCTCATCGATCGCCAGCGCACCCGACGGCGGCTGAGCGACGGCTGGCAACGCGGCGCTCAACGAAACCCAAACCACGACCCACCGCCACAAGGATCCCTTCATCGCGGTTTCCCCTCTATCCCCGCTGCATCCTCCGGCAGGTCGCGTA from Acidobacteriota bacterium harbors:
- a CDS encoding class I SAM-dependent DNA methyltransferase gives rise to the protein MPGRDLTVDNPEPEWSAADVVIGNPPFPGGKLLIKHLGDDYVSRMFVTYADRVPAEADLVCYWFEKAGQQIVSGKTSRAGLVATNSIRGGANRRALQAATNTRRIFEAWSDEPLVIDGAAVRVSLVCFSRGDDFVSGARLDGRPR
- a CDS encoding DUF2235 domain-containing protein, yielding MVKAKNIVVCSDGTGNRGGKTRGTNVWRIFNAVRFPCGLGCIPRYSTRRATRGTFCTWRCRRSRTSSTGCSSRPKHWTSSVGSRRSDRPTSRASSSTRTRRSWRVRRCESARSSGCVATALRKRATRS
- a CDS encoding IS3 family transposase, which gives rise to MDARPQPVSSTELALMRALDEVYTATPFYGSRRLQVALQREGWTVNRKRVQRLMRLMGIEAVGPKPRLSQRHPGHRVYPYLLRDVAIERVDQVWSCDITYIRLRSGFVYLMAILDWFSRYVLDWELSVTLDGQFCRDALERALAGGRPEVFNTDQGVQFTSDAFTRLLRAAEVQISMDGRGRALDNVFVERLWRSVKYEEVYLKDYAAVPEARAELKRYFAFYNHGRPHQALEYRTPAEVYGAVPALASAGSRVGC
- a CDS encoding SUMF1/EgtB/PvdO family nonheme iron enzyme → MKGSLWRWVVVWVSLSAALPAVAQPPSGALAIDERQGDQWGWAVDYETVAAARERALRECGSGCSVVLTFERCAAYAADQAAASTAYGWAEDHASGEAARGRALSECRSLGGGSGCVVRAWGCNGPVVEEQLGLDYSARRRIQQGLVSEGLDPGTPDGLFGPRTRAAIRRWQTSRGAPSTGYLDGASAEALESAAGGGSASAAVEPLAAPGALGESQAASPAASAELEGLFWQSVMNSTNPAEFEAYLRRFPNGVFSELARARLAALRSGSSAAPAGARPRVGGAGAPASGSGVVGSRVSGAAAPAFGPVTGGDVARRPGEVFRDCAACPEMVVLPGGDLAMGRYEVTVGEYRAFASATSGGAGGGCFFLDRLSWRDPGFPQTERHPVTCVSWDDAQAYLSWLSRTIGMTYRLPTESEWAQAAAGSQPGCERARTGRDETCPVGSYGSNSAGLSDMVGNLWEWTNDCWNGDCDERFVRGASWLNTAGLQHPITRLPFSTGRRDRTFGFRVLRTLD